Proteins from a genomic interval of Amycolatopsis sp. cg13:
- a CDS encoding MFS transporter, which produces MTTEATSRLTAPLRNVEYRVLWAAEAISSAGDQLAKVALSILVYHRTGSALWAAVVYALTFLPALAGGLGLSFLADRYPRRAVLSVSAAAQAVLVGLMSLPGMPLAALCLLLVAVQLAASPANAAQNAITREVFTDDHLYLRSQDLRGITTNTVQLLGLAGGGVLVTAVGTSWALAIDAVSFAVAAVIVRVWVHNRPAAGGDHSTWFSATRWVFGQRKLRVLIALSWLVGLAVVPEGLAAPLAQQLNAPSAAVGWLLAADPLGFVAGAYLLSKFASAEVRQRLLGVLATTSLALLALFLLQPNLVVALVLLALAGAMGAYIITVTATFSTWVPNELRGGAGGLYRTGLRVAQGIGVALGGVVAQATGSAVTAIALAGLAGVALAIPTAFSWTRVRHAVAAGA; this is translated from the coding sequence GTGACGACCGAAGCGACCTCTCGGCTGACGGCGCCGCTGCGGAATGTCGAGTATCGCGTGCTCTGGGCGGCGGAGGCCATCTCGAGCGCGGGCGACCAGCTGGCGAAGGTGGCGCTGTCCATCCTCGTCTACCACCGCACCGGTTCCGCGCTGTGGGCCGCGGTCGTCTACGCGCTGACTTTCCTGCCCGCGCTCGCCGGCGGGCTCGGGCTGTCCTTCCTCGCCGACCGCTACCCGCGGCGGGCCGTGCTGAGCGTGAGTGCCGCCGCCCAGGCCGTGCTCGTCGGGTTGATGAGCCTGCCCGGAATGCCGCTGGCCGCGCTGTGCCTGCTGCTCGTCGCGGTTCAGCTCGCCGCGTCGCCCGCGAACGCGGCGCAGAACGCGATCACCCGCGAGGTGTTCACCGACGACCATCTGTACCTGCGCAGCCAAGACCTGCGCGGGATCACCACCAACACGGTGCAGCTGCTCGGTCTGGCCGGCGGCGGCGTGCTGGTGACGGCCGTGGGCACGTCGTGGGCGCTGGCGATCGACGCGGTGAGTTTCGCGGTGGCCGCGGTGATCGTGCGGGTGTGGGTGCACAACCGGCCCGCTGCCGGCGGCGACCACAGCACCTGGTTCTCCGCGACGCGCTGGGTGTTCGGGCAGCGCAAACTGCGGGTGCTGATCGCATTGTCGTGGCTCGTGGGGCTGGCCGTGGTGCCCGAAGGGCTGGCCGCGCCGCTGGCCCAGCAGCTGAACGCGCCGTCCGCGGCGGTCGGCTGGCTGCTCGCCGCCGACCCGCTCGGCTTCGTCGCCGGGGCCTATCTGCTGTCGAAATTCGCGTCCGCCGAGGTCCGGCAGCGGCTGCTCGGAGTGCTGGCGACGACGTCGCTGGCCTTGCTCGCGCTGTTCCTGCTGCAGCCGAATCTGGTGGTCGCGCTGGTGCTGCTCGCGCTCGCCGGTGCGATGGGCGCCTACATCATCACCGTGACCGCGACGTTCTCCACCTGGGTGCCGAACGAACTGCGCGGCGGGGCCGGCGGGCTCTACCGCACGGGGCTGCGCGTGGCGCAAGGCATCGGGGTGGCTCTCGGCGGGGTGGTCGCACAGGCGACCGGCTCTGCCGTCACCGCCATCGCACTGGCCGGGCTGGCCGGCGTGGCTCTGGCGATCCCCACCGCGTTCTCGTGGACCCGGGTGCGGCACGCGGTCGCGGCCGGGGCCTGA
- a CDS encoding SDR family NAD(P)-dependent oxidoreductase, translated as MDRLLQDKAVVVTGAGRGLGEAFAVHVARAGGAVVVNDVDAGLAERTAAAIREHGGRAVANGHSVADPAQAQAIVDQCVAEFGRIDGLVNNAGLNYEALPWEDDAEQARQLVEVNVLGVMYTGLAAIRAMVGAGGGGSIVNISSGASLGQRKLGVYSASKGAVASLTYSWALDLDDSGIRVNAVCPVAHTRMVWKSERALRACPPERTPAKIAPLVLFLLGKGSHGITGQMIRCNGPQLHVMGQPYLKQPILERPDWDTETVQQAFDEVFSAHLENYGLEKRVPPRLRKWTRQAS; from the coding sequence GTGGACAGACTGTTGCAGGACAAGGCCGTGGTGGTGACCGGGGCCGGGCGCGGGCTCGGGGAGGCGTTCGCCGTGCACGTCGCGCGCGCGGGCGGGGCCGTGGTGGTCAACGACGTGGACGCCGGACTGGCCGAACGCACCGCGGCGGCGATCCGCGAACACGGCGGGCGCGCGGTCGCGAACGGGCACAGCGTGGCCGACCCGGCGCAGGCGCAGGCGATCGTCGACCAGTGTGTCGCCGAGTTCGGCCGGATCGACGGCCTGGTCAACAACGCGGGGCTCAACTACGAGGCGCTGCCGTGGGAGGACGACGCGGAACAGGCCCGCCAGCTGGTCGAGGTGAACGTGCTCGGCGTGATGTACACCGGGCTCGCCGCGATCCGCGCGATGGTCGGCGCGGGCGGCGGCGGGTCGATCGTGAACATTTCTTCCGGCGCGTCGCTCGGGCAGCGCAAGCTCGGGGTGTACTCGGCGAGCAAGGGCGCGGTCGCGTCGCTGACCTACTCGTGGGCACTGGACCTCGACGATTCCGGGATCCGGGTGAACGCGGTGTGCCCGGTGGCGCACACCCGGATGGTCTGGAAATCCGAGCGGGCGCTGCGCGCGTGCCCGCCGGAGCGGACGCCGGCGAAGATCGCGCCGCTCGTGCTGTTCCTGCTCGGCAAGGGATCGCACGGCATCACCGGGCAGATGATCCGGTGCAACGGCCCGCAGCTGCACGTGATGGGGCAGCCGTACCTGAAGCAGCCGATCCTGGAGCGCCCGGACTGGGACACCGAGACCGTGCAGCAGGCGTTCGACGAGGTGTTCTCCGCCCACCTGGAGAACTACGGACTGGAAAAGCGCGTGCCGCCGCGGCTGCGCAAGTGGACCCGGCAGGCCTCGTGA
- a CDS encoding long-chain fatty acid--CoA ligase, giving the protein MTQSIAEQAEGQTIPSLLRRNAVEYGDRPALTSLDLEGRPTLTWSEFRTAIAEVSRGLAGLGLAAGDRMLIMAPSSPDHLIADLAAVHLAAIPCTAYATLSPEQIRYVARHSAAPVVVLAGTDELSRWLPVLDDLPALRRVVVIDETAIPDGDDRFVAYSAVREAGRTALAAGPEAFDQAWQAIRPDDPLAMIYTSGTTGDPKGVVLSHRNAIHEGIAVHTLHKAPMHPTNIAYLPLAHIAERELSIYLPIVAAGHVHTVGDPSGVVAALGQVHPQSFFGVPRVWEKMVAGLKNMLAGVPEDRREALISANELLQEGYKLRSAGEELPADLAERIAKTDETVLAPVRGLLGLDQLHIASSGAAALPLEVLYFLAGLGVEIREVWGLSETTGAATANSADAFRAGTVGRPIDGVEVKTGEDGELLVRGPIVFLGYLQPDGTIEPATDADGWFATGDIGTIDDDGYVTITDRKKELIITSSGKNIAPTRIEGLLKEHPLIGQAVAIGDARPYVTALIVLDDEIAPGWAAANGVEAEGIDALAAHEAVQAEIARAVESANSRLARAEQIKKYHVITTAWTPETGELTPTLKLKRRVINDRYGSDIASLYSS; this is encoded by the coding sequence TTGACCCAGTCGATCGCCGAACAAGCCGAGGGCCAGACGATCCCGTCGCTGCTGCGGCGCAATGCCGTCGAGTACGGGGATCGGCCCGCGCTCACCTCGCTCGATCTCGAAGGCCGTCCGACGCTCACCTGGAGCGAGTTCCGGACCGCGATCGCCGAGGTGTCCCGCGGGCTCGCCGGGCTCGGCCTCGCCGCGGGCGACCGGATGCTGATCATGGCCCCGAGTTCGCCGGACCACCTGATCGCCGACCTCGCCGCCGTGCACCTGGCGGCCATCCCGTGCACGGCGTACGCGACGCTCAGCCCGGAGCAGATCCGCTACGTCGCCCGGCACAGCGCCGCCCCCGTCGTGGTCCTCGCCGGCACCGACGAGCTGTCCCGCTGGCTGCCGGTGCTCGACGATCTGCCGGCGCTGCGCCGCGTGGTGGTCATCGACGAAACCGCGATCCCGGACGGCGACGACCGCTTCGTCGCGTACTCCGCGGTGCGCGAAGCCGGCCGCACCGCGCTCGCCGCCGGCCCCGAGGCATTCGATCAAGCGTGGCAGGCGATCCGCCCGGACGACCCGCTCGCGATGATCTACACCTCCGGCACCACCGGCGACCCCAAGGGCGTCGTGCTGTCGCACCGCAACGCGATCCACGAGGGCATCGCCGTGCACACGCTGCACAAGGCCCCGATGCACCCGACGAACATCGCGTACCTGCCGCTGGCGCACATCGCCGAACGCGAGCTGTCGATTTACCTGCCGATCGTCGCGGCGGGTCACGTGCACACCGTCGGCGATCCGTCCGGCGTGGTCGCGGCGCTCGGCCAAGTGCACCCGCAGAGCTTCTTCGGCGTGCCGCGGGTGTGGGAAAAGATGGTGGCGGGCCTGAAGAACATGCTCGCCGGCGTGCCCGAGGACCGGCGCGAGGCGCTCATTTCGGCGAACGAACTCCTGCAAGAGGGCTACAAACTCCGCAGCGCGGGCGAGGAGCTGCCCGCCGATCTCGCCGAGCGCATCGCGAAGACCGACGAGACCGTGCTAGCGCCGGTGCGCGGGCTGCTCGGGCTCGACCAGCTGCACATCGCGTCCAGCGGCGCGGCCGCGCTGCCGCTGGAAGTGCTGTACTTCCTGGCCGGGCTGGGCGTCGAGATCCGCGAGGTCTGGGGCCTGTCCGAGACCACCGGCGCGGCGACCGCGAACAGCGCCGACGCGTTCCGCGCGGGCACCGTCGGCCGCCCGATCGACGGCGTCGAGGTGAAGACCGGCGAGGACGGCGAACTGCTCGTCCGCGGCCCGATCGTCTTCCTCGGCTACCTGCAGCCGGACGGCACGATCGAACCGGCCACCGACGCCGACGGCTGGTTCGCCACCGGCGACATCGGCACGATCGACGACGACGGATACGTCACGATCACCGACCGCAAGAAGGAACTGATCATCACCTCGAGCGGCAAGAACATCGCGCCGACCCGGATCGAGGGCCTGCTGAAGGAGCACCCGCTGATCGGCCAAGCGGTCGCGATCGGCGACGCGCGGCCGTACGTGACCGCGCTGATCGTGCTCGACGACGAGATCGCGCCCGGCTGGGCAGCGGCCAACGGCGTCGAAGCAGAGGGGATCGACGCACTCGCCGCGCACGAGGCGGTCCAGGCGGAGATCGCCCGGGCCGTCGAATCAGCGAACAGCAGGCTGGCGCGGGCCGAGCAGATCAAGAAGTACCACGTCATCACCACCGCGTGGACACCCGAAACCGGCGAACTGACCCCGACGCTCAAGCTCAAGCGCCGGGTGATCAACGACCGCTACGGCTCCGACATCGCCTCGCTCTACTCCTCGTGA
- the kynU gene encoding kynureninase translates to MTESAVRGQSLADEAAALDAADPLAAKRAEFDLDPEVAYFDGNSLGAPPKHVAERLTEVVREQWGRRLIRSWTEGWWEAPQRVGERIAPLVGAAAGQVVVADSTSVDLFKALVAAVRANPGRGEVLVDAATFPTDGYVADQAARLTGHTVRRVPVAELPDAVSERTAAVLVNHVDYVSGRLHDMPSVTEAVHAAGALAVWDLCHSVGAIPVQLDACDVDFAVGCTYKFLNGGPGSPAFIYVAQRHQAEFDQPLAGWAGHADPFGMEPGYRGSAGIARARAGTPDILSMLALDAALDVWDDVDLSVLRAKGLALGDFFFRCADELLPGADIPTPREHVRGHQVSVRDAGGQQTMDALHERGVLGDFRPPDVLRFGLAPLYTTYAEVLRAVTVLREVR, encoded by the coding sequence ATGACCGAATCCGCTGTGCGCGGCCAGAGCCTTGCCGACGAGGCGGCCGCGCTCGACGCCGCCGACCCGCTCGCCGCGAAACGCGCGGAGTTCGACCTTGACCCGGAAGTCGCCTACTTCGACGGGAATTCTCTTGGCGCGCCGCCGAAACACGTCGCGGAGCGGTTGACCGAGGTGGTCCGCGAGCAGTGGGGGCGGCGGCTGATCCGGTCGTGGACCGAGGGCTGGTGGGAAGCACCGCAGCGGGTCGGCGAGCGGATCGCGCCGTTGGTCGGGGCCGCCGCCGGACAGGTCGTGGTGGCGGATTCGACGAGCGTGGACCTGTTCAAGGCGCTCGTCGCGGCGGTGCGGGCGAACCCCGGCCGCGGCGAGGTGCTGGTCGACGCGGCGACCTTTCCGACCGACGGCTACGTCGCCGACCAGGCGGCCCGGCTCACCGGGCACACTGTGCGGCGCGTGCCGGTGGCGGAGCTGCCGGACGCGGTGAGCGAGCGGACGGCCGCGGTGCTCGTGAATCACGTCGACTACGTCAGCGGGCGGCTGCACGACATGCCGTCGGTCACCGAGGCCGTGCACGCGGCGGGCGCGCTCGCGGTGTGGGATCTCTGCCACAGCGTCGGCGCGATTCCGGTTCAGCTCGACGCGTGCGACGTCGATTTCGCGGTGGGATGTACGTACAAATTCCTCAACGGCGGACCGGGTTCGCCCGCGTTCATCTATGTGGCACAGCGGCATCAGGCGGAATTCGATCAGCCGCTCGCCGGATGGGCCGGGCACGCGGATCCGTTCGGAATGGAACCGGGATACCGCGGCAGCGCGGGGATCGCGCGCGCCCGGGCAGGCACTCCGGACATCCTGTCGATGCTGGCGCTCGACGCCGCGCTGGACGTCTGGGACGACGTCGACCTTTCCGTATTGCGCGCGAAAGGCTTGGCACTGGGCGATTTCTTCTTCCGGTGTGCGGACGAACTGCTGCCGGGAGCCGACATTCCGACGCCGCGCGAACACGTTCGGGGACACCAGGTTTCGGTGCGCGACGCGGGCGGGCAGCAGACGATGGACGCGCTGCACGAACGCGGCGTGCTCGGCGATTTCCGGCCGCCGGACGTGCTGCGCTTCGGGCTGGCTCCGCTGTACACGACTTACGCCGAGGTGCTGCGGGCGGTCACGGTGCTGCGCGAGGTGCGCTGA
- a CDS encoding nitrate- and nitrite sensing domain-containing protein — MKQNSGRKGRGSSIRSRVLAIALIPSVALLIVGIALAGYLIFDATQARSYAQKIRGSEGPGIPFLLAAEQERQLSMSVLAGQDAARAALLATRPKTDASAAQITSVLQGNFASDSNVPASVKQNIATFAALEAKLPQLRQQVDSGQVPRLEVFSFYNQIIDQFTQGVAGLAQAARGADNAYARLSAIPIFNAAEEMQRSDALASAGLAAGGLSGDEQRAYLGQIGAYHAQLEQSVPQMVPEVRANYDKLVSSPAWTTVTQVENALLSGAKQLPVPLEQWRTDAKQVATTLMTMFAAQSAHATNAAITDADDTLRNSIIAGAAAVLFALAVVLIALRLSNRFISRLARLREDTLDAAEVRLPELVGRVRAGEPVDLDEGGHLLDHGTDEIGEVAEAFNLAQQSALAAAVEEAKTRQGTKAVFLNIAHRSQVIVHRQLKVLDAAERKQEDPDQLDTLFRLDHLSTRARRNAENLIILGGGQPGRQWRNPVSLVELVRGAAAETEHFARVKTAKLPEVAVRGPVVGDLVHLLAELIDNATSFSPPESRVELRGNVVGKGVVIEVEDQGLGIEQDQADEFNAMLADPPDFGIMALSDEPRLGLFVVARLASRHGISVHLRESAYGGTRAIVLVRKDLLAPISETEPSDTEASSEEDGTPELSRLAVEPSRPAPEPQRPELPQRKAARPEPAQAELPQPSRGTPEPRVAPEPRVAPEQQRPELPTRRAMRPVAEAPPVRPPQTRPQHEQRPPADNGRAPRPAVENGRAAPPRPPGRPPLPQRRRQQNLVPQLRSDRPAPESDDVREDSPEQARSRLSAFQQGTRRAREADPGHDNRYGDRD, encoded by the coding sequence GTGAAGCAGAATTCCGGGCGAAAGGGCCGCGGCTCCTCGATTCGCTCTCGCGTGCTCGCGATCGCGTTGATTCCTAGCGTGGCGTTGCTGATCGTCGGTATCGCGCTCGCCGGATACCTGATTTTCGACGCGACGCAGGCGCGGAGTTACGCGCAGAAGATTCGCGGTTCGGAAGGTCCCGGCATTCCGTTCCTGCTCGCCGCGGAACAGGAACGCCAGCTGTCGATGAGCGTGCTGGCCGGACAGGACGCCGCGCGTGCCGCGCTGCTGGCGACCCGGCCGAAGACGGACGCGTCCGCCGCGCAGATCACCTCGGTGCTGCAGGGCAACTTCGCGAGCGACTCGAACGTGCCCGCGAGCGTCAAGCAGAACATCGCCACGTTCGCCGCGCTGGAAGCGAAACTGCCGCAGCTGCGCCAGCAGGTCGACTCCGGCCAGGTGCCGCGGCTCGAGGTTTTTTCCTTCTACAACCAGATCATCGACCAGTTCACCCAGGGCGTCGCCGGGCTCGCGCAGGCCGCCCGCGGCGCGGACAACGCGTACGCCCGGCTGTCCGCGATCCCGATTTTCAACGCCGCCGAGGAAATGCAGCGCAGCGATGCGCTGGCGTCGGCCGGGCTCGCCGCGGGCGGGCTGTCCGGCGACGAGCAGCGCGCGTACCTCGGCCAGATCGGCGCGTACCACGCGCAGCTCGAACAGTCGGTGCCGCAGATGGTGCCCGAGGTGCGGGCGAACTACGACAAGCTCGTCTCGAGTCCCGCGTGGACGACCGTGACGCAGGTCGAGAACGCCTTGCTGTCCGGCGCGAAACAGCTTCCGGTGCCGCTGGAGCAGTGGCGGACCGACGCCAAGCAGGTCGCCACCACGCTGATGACGATGTTCGCCGCGCAGAGCGCGCACGCGACCAACGCGGCGATCACCGACGCCGACGACACGCTGCGCAACTCGATCATCGCGGGCGCGGCGGCGGTGCTCTTCGCGCTCGCCGTGGTGCTGATCGCGCTGCGGCTGTCGAACCGCTTCATCTCCCGGCTCGCCCGGCTGCGCGAGGACACCCTCGACGCGGCCGAGGTGCGGCTGCCGGAACTCGTCGGCCGCGTGCGGGCGGGCGAACCGGTCGACCTCGACGAGGGCGGGCACCTGCTCGACCACGGCACGGACGAGATCGGCGAGGTGGCCGAGGCGTTCAACCTGGCGCAGCAGTCCGCGCTCGCCGCCGCGGTCGAGGAAGCCAAGACCCGGCAAGGCACCAAGGCGGTGTTCCTCAACATCGCGCACCGCAGCCAGGTCATCGTGCACCGGCAGCTGAAGGTGCTGGACGCGGCCGAGCGCAAGCAGGAGGACCCGGACCAGCTGGACACGCTGTTCCGGCTCGACCACCTCTCCACCCGCGCGCGGCGCAACGCGGAGAACCTGATCATCCTCGGCGGCGGCCAGCCCGGACGGCAGTGGCGCAATCCGGTGTCGCTGGTGGAACTCGTCCGCGGCGCGGCGGCCGAAACCGAGCACTTCGCGCGGGTCAAGACGGCGAAGCTGCCGGAGGTCGCGGTGCGCGGTCCGGTCGTCGGAGACCTCGTGCACCTGCTCGCCGAGCTGATCGACAACGCGACGTCGTTCTCGCCGCCGGAATCGCGCGTCGAACTGCGCGGCAACGTCGTCGGCAAGGGCGTCGTGATCGAGGTCGAGGACCAGGGCCTCGGCATCGAGCAGGACCAGGCCGACGAGTTCAACGCGATGCTCGCCGACCCGCCGGACTTCGGGATCATGGCGCTGTCCGACGAACCGCGGCTGGGCCTGTTCGTGGTCGCGCGGCTGGCGTCGCGGCACGGGATCTCGGTGCATCTGCGCGAATCCGCGTACGGCGGAACCCGGGCGATCGTGTTGGTGCGCAAGGATTTGCTCGCGCCGATCAGCGAGACGGAGCCCTCGGACACCGAGGCGTCTTCGGAAGAGGACGGGACGCCGGAGCTTTCCCGGCTCGCGGTGGAGCCGTCGCGGCCCGCGCCGGAACCGCAGCGACCGGAACTGCCGCAACGGAAAGCGGCTCGCCCGGAACCGGCGCAAGCGGAACTGCCGCAGCCGTCGCGGGGCACGCCGGAACCCCGCGTCGCGCCCGAGCCTCGGGTCGCGCCGGAGCAACAGCGGCCGGAGTTGCCGACCCGCCGCGCGATGCGTCCGGTCGCCGAGGCGCCGCCGGTCCGCCCGCCGCAAACCCGTCCGCAGCACGAGCAGCGTCCGCCCGCGGACAACGGCCGTGCGCCGCGTCCGGCGGTCGAGAACGGCCGCGCCGCGCCGCCGCGTCCGCCTGGTCGTCCGCCGCTTCCGCAGCGGCGGCGGCAGCAGAACCTGGTTCCGCAGTTGCGCAGTGACCGGCCGGCGCCGGAATCCGACGACGTCCGCGAGGATTCGCCGGAGCAGGCCCGGTCCCGGCTCAGCGCGTTCCAGCAGGGCACCCGGCGGGCCCGCGAGGCCGATCCCGGGCACGACAACAGGTACGGAGATCGCGACTGA
- a CDS encoding roadblock/LC7 domain-containing protein produces MANNGVNELDWLLDDLVQRVAGADRAVVLSADGLLIGRSGTLSEADAEHLSAVASAFQSLARGTGRHFGGGNVRQTMVEMDHAFLFVTAAGRGACLALLAGVDADMGLVAYEMNLMVKRVGAVLTAAPRAGAVQRTSP; encoded by the coding sequence ATGGCGAACAACGGAGTCAACGAGCTCGACTGGCTGCTCGACGACCTCGTGCAGCGGGTCGCCGGCGCGGACCGCGCGGTGGTGCTGTCCGCGGACGGGTTGCTCATCGGCCGGTCGGGCACCCTGTCCGAGGCGGACGCGGAGCACCTGTCCGCGGTCGCGTCGGCGTTCCAGAGCCTCGCCCGCGGCACCGGACGGCACTTCGGCGGCGGCAACGTGCGGCAGACGATGGTCGAGATGGACCACGCGTTCCTGTTCGTCACCGCGGCCGGCCGGGGCGCCTGCCTCGCGCTGCTGGCCGGGGTCGACGCGGACATGGGGCTCGTCGCCTACGAGATGAACCTGATGGTCAAGCGGGTCGGCGCGGTGCTCACCGCGGCGCCGCGGGCCGGAGCGGTCCAGCGGACCTCGCCATGA
- a CDS encoding DUF742 domain-containing protein, which translates to MAQGRESWYEDEAGPLVRSYAVTGGRTRSDTRGLDLITLVVALRTASETPGLEPEYSRILSLCQRPVSVAEVAARVDLPLPVVKVLLSDLIERNLVLFRTATPVTDAPSPHVLQAVLDGIRKL; encoded by the coding sequence ATGGCTCAGGGCCGCGAGTCCTGGTACGAGGACGAGGCCGGTCCGCTGGTGCGGTCCTACGCCGTCACCGGCGGGCGGACCCGGTCCGACACGCGCGGGCTCGACCTCATCACGCTCGTCGTCGCGCTGCGCACCGCGAGCGAGACGCCCGGCCTCGAACCGGAGTACTCGCGCATTCTTTCCCTGTGCCAGCGCCCGGTTTCGGTCGCCGAGGTGGCGGCTCGCGTCGACCTGCCGCTGCCCGTGGTGAAGGTGCTGCTGAGCGATTTGATAGAACGCAACCTCGTGCTCTTCCGCACCGCGACGCCGGTGACCGACGCCCCCAGCCCCCACGTACTCCAGGCGGTTCTCGATGGCATCCGGAAACTCTGA
- a CDS encoding ATP/GTP-binding protein — translation MASGNSEPRRSLTAQAVKVLVAGGFGVGKTTLVGSVSEVPPLRTEEVITAASEGVDDLSGVEGKTTTTVALDFGRITINPELILYLFGTPGQDRFWFMWDELADGALGAVVLADTRRLESCFPAVDFFEQRGLPFVVGVNCFDDAYRYGTEEVRGALDLDPQVPLLLCDARERDSTKQVLTVLMEHALGRAMLVSGNPG, via the coding sequence ATGGCATCCGGAAACTCTGAGCCCCGCCGGTCGCTCACCGCGCAGGCGGTGAAGGTGCTCGTCGCGGGCGGCTTCGGAGTCGGCAAGACGACCCTGGTCGGTTCGGTCAGCGAGGTGCCGCCGCTGCGCACCGAAGAGGTGATCACCGCCGCGTCCGAGGGCGTGGACGACCTGTCCGGCGTCGAGGGCAAAACCACCACGACGGTCGCGCTCGACTTCGGCCGGATCACCATCAACCCCGAGCTGATCCTGTACCTGTTCGGGACGCCGGGCCAGGACCGGTTCTGGTTCATGTGGGACGAACTGGCCGACGGCGCGCTCGGCGCGGTGGTGCTGGCGGACACGCGGCGGCTCGAATCTTGTTTCCCCGCAGTGGATTTCTTCGAGCAGCGCGGGTTGCCGTTCGTGGTCGGGGTGAACTGCTTCGACGACGCTTACCGGTACGGGACCGAGGAAGTCCGCGGTGCGCTGGATCTCGATCCGCAGGTGCCGTTGCTGTTGTGCGACGCGCGGGAGCGGGATTCGACCAAGCAGGTGCTGACGGTGTTGATGGAGCACGCGCTCGGGCGGGCGATGCTGGTGAGCGGCAACCCCGGATAG
- a CDS encoding DoxX family protein has translation MTTTTAPKTIKTVETTAAAEGKKSLADRARPTVLALFRAVVSFLFLCHGLMGFGLFGGIDNAGGALPFGQWPGYWASLIEVIGAILVFAGLFTRISATVLSGVMAYAYFTVHAPEGLLPLHNMGEPAALFAWIFLAIAVVGPGAAALDNLRRR, from the coding sequence ATGACCACCACCACCGCCCCGAAGACCATCAAGACCGTCGAGACCACCGCCGCCGCCGAAGGCAAGAAGTCCCTGGCAGACCGAGCCCGGCCCACCGTCCTGGCCCTCTTCCGCGCCGTGGTGTCGTTCCTCTTCCTCTGCCACGGCCTGATGGGCTTCGGCCTCTTCGGCGGCATCGACAACGCGGGCGGCGCGCTCCCCTTCGGCCAGTGGCCGGGCTACTGGGCCAGCCTGATCGAGGTCATCGGCGCGATCCTGGTCTTCGCCGGCCTCTTCACCCGCATCTCCGCGACCGTGCTCTCCGGCGTGATGGCCTACGCCTACTTCACCGTGCACGCCCCGGAAGGCCTGCTCCCCCTGCACAACATGGGCGAACCCGCCGCCCTGTTCGCCTGGATCTTCCTGGCCATCGCCGTGGTGGGGCCGGGGGCGGCAGCCCTGGACAACCTGCGCCGCCGCTGA
- a CDS encoding NUDIX domain-containing protein, producing the protein MVVRRSAGVLVFRRGAAGVEVLLAHMGGPFWAKKDLAAWSLPKGEIEEGEAAEVAARREFAEELGVPVPAGEWVALGEVRQSGKVVTAWAVEGELDPAQVVPGVFEMEWPPRSGRTQEFPEVDRVEWFSLEVAREKLVKGQRGFLDRLAELG; encoded by the coding sequence ATGGTGGTCAGGCGTAGTGCTGGGGTGTTGGTTTTTCGGCGGGGCGCGGCGGGGGTCGAGGTGTTGCTCGCGCATATGGGCGGGCCGTTTTGGGCTAAGAAGGATCTGGCTGCTTGGTCGTTGCCCAAGGGGGAGATCGAGGAGGGGGAAGCGGCTGAGGTTGCTGCTCGGCGGGAGTTCGCTGAGGAATTGGGGGTGCCGGTGCCTGCTGGGGAATGGGTTGCGCTGGGGGAGGTTCGGCAGTCCGGGAAGGTCGTGACTGCTTGGGCTGTGGAGGGGGAGCTTGATCCGGCTCAGGTGGTGCCTGGGGTTTTTGAGATGGAGTGGCCGCCTCGGTCTGGGCGGACGCAGGAGTTTCCTGAGGTGGATCGGGTGGAGTGGTTTTCTCTCGAGGTGGCTCGGGAGAAGCTGGTCAAAGGGCAGCGGGGGTTTTTGGATCGGCTTGCCGAGTTGGGGTGA